The following coding sequences are from one Carassius gibelio isolate Cgi1373 ecotype wild population from Czech Republic chromosome B7, carGib1.2-hapl.c, whole genome shotgun sequence window:
- the rbm33a gene encoding RNA-binding protein 33 isoform X7 — MATNTEDDEFDEYKPGAERSRRRRGEDDDLESDLDEGDLLEEDWLSAKKNPSEMSDEELNDDLLQSDEEDQNASAQGEVVSLNATLGLGSSGHLQDEDPDGGGYTEYAYEETEGSQPGFSQGGEYEGENEGVEYTGDQNYEVYQDEVLELQIDEPLDDDFQVDEYPTEYSEEQADRQEVPEEEEHEEETEEQDNSQLTELEEVENENDPEAEAEPDADAKEESDEEEEDLEESGRLRFKTERKDDTVVRLSDTTSKRRNIPDTLELSDAAKADLREFEERERQRKQGRFGGRGRGADGGRGGMAGRGGIRGRGGAGGRGAGGRGDFPLFGMGAFRGDGVGGRGRINEQRPPLMQVNLGMQQLRMTPPLQHHHHQSRLPGPRGSGGPGLFPDPGTPIPQQPLQLMTPRLTHHSPGPRAQHDTHVPRLLNSPPRHSRTHPNQHQQHQQHHPKNIHINPHFRGPSSSPVQVPSMPPVQNQPRPNIASQRLPAPPDFQQHLQGNFGPPQRPLPPQDQWRGPPQHHQDPEHFFPAEPRFSGQHMFDQPGPAPLMNNSVLPMSCQGPPSFPPQGGLGSPGFGSLGLRQNQGPLGGGIFQREPPPGPPGPRGFVGHRQPFSPQQQGPPFNPQHMPFGMQVRQRGLMQQPLHHDLPLSHQPLHQQHRQDLPPQGLPHSQPPPQHQQHHQHHPRDQHPMVHLSQPLFRQSIQSGHRQMQSRPQGNQQRNNHARPKMTPPSPLQQIPPQRNSNLRELPIATSNNNNRPPVPGGQAKPVTRATPNVRQGQAARAGPAGRGGSVAQGQGAAKAPEQPSVPEMKKECPAAQPSTTPEDPDEDEETRQYRLKIEEQKRLREEILKRKEQRRQMQAGMRKKELMERISGQNPNQTPQTPIATPNPTPAAQPPQPVPSLISNGTPQNPSTGLSSPRPNVKARLQNTKPLAQTSGWSGPQKQPSAGPDARQQGQWQPQQKRTMTPQNTQRQGAAQTSPLEGPLGQPQPGGKRTVMQRASSIESPQVPQKVRVVKLQGEVVVRGRARGRGGGRVMMQQSPRAQDCQRSTVCIEGLSTTTTTKQLMNLLNSIGPVEMFTMVPEQRKAIAKFVNPQHAASFQHSFHRHMIDLSHIDVSIIDG; from the exons AACCCCTCAGAGATGTCAGATGAGGAGCTAAACGATGACCTCTTACAAAGTGATGAAGAGGACCAAAACGCAAG TGCTCAGGGTGAGGTTGTGAGTTTAAACGCCACACTGGGTCTGGGCTCGTCTGGTCACCTGCAAGATGAAGACCCTGATGGAGGCGGATATACCGAATACGCCTATGAAGAGACCGAGGGCAGCCAACCGGGTTTCTCTCAGGGTGGGGAGTATGAGGGAGAAAATGAAGGGGTGGAATACACAGGAGACCAGAACTATGAAGTATATCAAGATGAAGTGCTGGAACTACAGATCGACGAGCCACTGGATGACGATTTCCAA GTGGATGAATACCCGACTGAGTATAGTGAAGAGCAGGCTGACCGACAGGAAGTGCCTGAGGAGGAGGAGCATGAGGAGGAAACTGAGGAGCAGGACAACTCTCAGCTCACAGAATTAGAGGAG GTGGAGAATGAAAACGATCCAGAAGCTGAGGCCGAACCGGACGCCGACGCGAAGGAGGAGtctgatgaggaagaggaagatctTGAAGAATCTGGCCGTCTGAGATTTAAGACGGAGCGCAAAGATGACACTGTGGTCAGACTGTCTGATACCACCAGTAAAAGGAGGAACATCCCAGACACACTAG AGCTCTCTGATGCAGCTAAAGCAGACCTGCGTGAGTTTGAGGAAAGGGAACGTCAGAGGAAGCAGGGCCGGTTTGGAGGACGAGGGAGAGGAGCTGATGGAGGGAGGGGAGGAATGGCAGGTAGAGGTGGGATCAGGGGAAGGGGAGGAGCAGGAGGACGAGGAGCCGGAGGAAGAGGAGATTTCCCTCTGTTTGGAATGGGAGCTTTCCGTGGCGATGGAGTTGGAGGACGAGGGAGAATAAATGAGCAAAGGCCTCCGCTGATGCAAGTGAACTTAGGAATGCAG CAGCTCAGAATGACTCCCCCGCTTCAGCATCACCACCATCAGTCTCGTCTGCCTGGTCCCAGAGGCAGTGGAGGTCCCGGGCTATTCCCGGATCCGGGCACCCCAATTCCTCAGCAGCCACTGCAGCTGATGACGCCTCGTCTGACCCACCATTCCCCAGGGCCCAGAGCACAACACGACACACATGTACCACGCTTGTTGAACTCACCACCGCGGCACTCACGAACACATCCCAACCAACATCAACAGCATCAGCAGCATCACCCCAAAAACATTCACATCAACCCTCACTTCAGAGGACCCTCCTCCTCACCCGTGCAAG TTCCCTCAATGCCTCCTGTGCAGAACCAACCGAGGCCTAACATCGCTTCACAGAGACTCCCG GCTCCTCCTGATTTCCAGCAGCATCTTCAGGGGAATTTTGGCCCACCTCAACGGCCTCTGCCCCCCCAGGATCAATGGAGAGGACCACCACAACATCATCAGGATCCAGAGCACTTCTTCCCTGCTG AACCACGTTTTTCAGGCCAGCACATGTTTGACCAGCCAGGCCCTGCCCCCCTCATGAATAACAGTGTTCTTCCGATGTCGTGCCAAGGCCCTCCATCTTTCCCCCCACAAGGGGGACTCGGAAGTCCTGGATTTGGTTCTCTGGGGCTCAGGCAAAACCAAGGGCCTCTGGGAGGAGGTATTTTCCAGAGAGAGCCCCCTCCAGGCCCCCCTGGTCCCCGTGGCTTCGTGGGTCACAGACAGCCCTTCTCGCCCCAACAGCAGGGACCCCCCTTTAACCCCCAGCACATGCCGTTTGGTATGCAGGTACGCCAGAGA GGTCTAATGCAGCAGCCCCTACACCATGATCTGCCACTGTCCCATCAACCCTTGCACCAGCAGCACAGACAGGACTTGCCCCCCCAGGGTCTGCCTCACTCCCAGCCTCCACCCCAACACCAACAGCACCACCAACACCACCCAAGGGACCAACATCCCATGGTGCACCTCTCCCAGCCCCTCTTCCGCCAGTCGATTCAGAGTGGCCACAGACAGATGCAGTCCCGACCACAGGGCAACCAGCAGCGAAACAACCATGCCAGACCCAAAATG ACGCCTCCATCTCCACTGCAGCAGATTCCTCCTCAACGCAACAGCAATCTCCGTGAGCTGCCCATCGCCACAAGCAACAACAATAACCGCCCGCCAGTGCCTGGTGGGCAAGCAAAGCCTGTTACCAGGGCTACACCGAATGTTAGGCAAGGGCAGGCTGCTCGTGCTGGACCAGCAGGAAGAGGAGGATCTGTGGCACAGGGGCAGGGGGCTGCCAAAGCACCAGAGCAGCCCAGTGTGCCCGAGATGAAGAAAGAGTGTCCAGCTGCACAGCCAAGCACCACTCCAGAG GACCCAGATGAAGATGAGGAGACGCGTCAGTACAGACTGAAGATTGAGGAACAGAAGCGTCTGCGAGAGGAGATCCTCAAGCGCAAAGAGCAGCGCAGGCAGATGCAGGCTGGGATGCGCAAAAAAGAACTGATGGAACGGATCAGCGGCCAGAACCCAAACCAGACCCCACAAACTCCGATCGCCACACCCAACCCAACCCCAGCAGCCCAACCCCCACAGCCGGTCCCTTCGCTGATCTCTAACGGAACACCCCAGAACCCTTCGACAGGTCTTAGTTCCCCTCGTCCAAATGTGAAGGCCCGTCTGCAGAACACTAAACCTCTGGCCCAGACTTCAGGTTGGTCTGGGCCGCAGAAGCAGCCGAGCGCTGGTCCTGATGCCAGGCAGCAGGGCCAATGGCAACCGCAGCAGAAGAGGACCATGACCCCACAAAACACTCAAAGACAAGGTGCTGCTCAGACCAGCCCACTAGAAGGGCCACTGGGTCAGCCTCAACCTGGAGGAAAGAGAACAGTGATGCAAAGAGCTAGCAGCATCGAATCTCCTCAGGTTCCACAGAAAGTACGTGTAGTTAAGCTTCAGGGAGAG GTGGTAGTTCGGGGTCGGGCGCGAGGCCGTGGTGGGGGGCGTGTGATGATGCAGCAGAGCCCGAGAGCTCAGGATTGTCAGAGAAGCACTGTTTGCATCGAAGGTTTATCCACCACTACAACCACCAAACAGCTCATGAACCTTCTCAACTCCATCGGCCCTGTTGAG
- the rbm33a gene encoding RNA-binding protein 33 isoform X5, which produces MATNTEDDEFDEYKPGAERSRRRRGEDDDLESDLDEGDLLEEDWLSAKKNPSEMSDEELNDDLLQSDEEDQNASAQGEVVSLNATLGLGSSGHLQDEDPDGGGYTEYAYEETEGSQPGFSQGGEYEGENEGVEYTGDQNYEVYQDEVLELQIDEPLDDDFQVDEYPTEYSEEQADRQEVPEEEEHEEETEEQDNSQLTELEEVENENDPEAEAEPDADAKEESDEEEEDLEESGRLRFKTERKDDTVVRLSDTTSKRRNIPDTLELSDAAKADLREFEERERQRKQGRFGGRGRGADGGRGGMAGRGGIRGRGGAGGRGAGGRGDFPLFGMGAFRGDGVGGRGRINEQRPPLMQVNLGMQQLRMTPPLQHHHHQSRLPGPRGSGGPGLFPDPGTPIPQQPLQLMTPRLTHHSPGPRAQHDTHVPRLLNSPPRHSRTHPNQHQQHQQHHPKNIHINPHFRGPSSSPVQVPSMPPVQNQPRPNIASQRLPAPPDFQQHLQGNFGPPQRPLPPQDQWRGPPQHHQDPEHFFPAEPRFSGQHMFDQPGPAPLMNNSVLPMSCQGPPSFPPQGGLGSPGFGSLGLRQNQGPLGGGIFQREPPPGPPGPRGFVGHRQPFSPQQQGPPFNPQHMPFGMQGLMQQPLHHDLPLSHQPLHQQHRQDLPPQGLPHSQPPPQHQQHHQHHPRDQHPMVHLSQPLFRQSIQSGHRQMQSRPQGNQQRNNHARPKMTPPSPLQQIPPQRNSNLRELPIATSNNNNRPPVPGGQAKPVTRATPNVRQGQAARAGPAGRGGSVAQGQGAAKAPEQPSVPEMKKECPAAQPSTTPEDPDEDEETRQYRLKIEEQKRLREEILKRKEQRRQMQAGMRKKELMERISGQNPNQTPQTPIATPNPTPAAQPPQPVPSLISNGTPQNPSTGLSSPRPNVKARLQNTKPLAQTSGWSGPQKQPSAGPDARQQGQWQPQQKRTMTPQNTQRQGAAQTSPLEGPLGQPQPGGKRTVMQRASSIESPQVPQKVRVVKLQGEQADAGPNTGPPQQQQQPIGRPAPQQRLGPIRKVTMATGGVQNQQQAGHGTANQTNRVVVRGRARGRGGGRVMMQQSPRAQDCQRSTVCIEGLSTTTTTKQLMNLLNSIGPVEMFTMVPEQRKAIAKFVNPQHAASFQHSFHRHMIDLSHIDVSIIDG; this is translated from the exons AACCCCTCAGAGATGTCAGATGAGGAGCTAAACGATGACCTCTTACAAAGTGATGAAGAGGACCAAAACGCAAG TGCTCAGGGTGAGGTTGTGAGTTTAAACGCCACACTGGGTCTGGGCTCGTCTGGTCACCTGCAAGATGAAGACCCTGATGGAGGCGGATATACCGAATACGCCTATGAAGAGACCGAGGGCAGCCAACCGGGTTTCTCTCAGGGTGGGGAGTATGAGGGAGAAAATGAAGGGGTGGAATACACAGGAGACCAGAACTATGAAGTATATCAAGATGAAGTGCTGGAACTACAGATCGACGAGCCACTGGATGACGATTTCCAA GTGGATGAATACCCGACTGAGTATAGTGAAGAGCAGGCTGACCGACAGGAAGTGCCTGAGGAGGAGGAGCATGAGGAGGAAACTGAGGAGCAGGACAACTCTCAGCTCACAGAATTAGAGGAG GTGGAGAATGAAAACGATCCAGAAGCTGAGGCCGAACCGGACGCCGACGCGAAGGAGGAGtctgatgaggaagaggaagatctTGAAGAATCTGGCCGTCTGAGATTTAAGACGGAGCGCAAAGATGACACTGTGGTCAGACTGTCTGATACCACCAGTAAAAGGAGGAACATCCCAGACACACTAG AGCTCTCTGATGCAGCTAAAGCAGACCTGCGTGAGTTTGAGGAAAGGGAACGTCAGAGGAAGCAGGGCCGGTTTGGAGGACGAGGGAGAGGAGCTGATGGAGGGAGGGGAGGAATGGCAGGTAGAGGTGGGATCAGGGGAAGGGGAGGAGCAGGAGGACGAGGAGCCGGAGGAAGAGGAGATTTCCCTCTGTTTGGAATGGGAGCTTTCCGTGGCGATGGAGTTGGAGGACGAGGGAGAATAAATGAGCAAAGGCCTCCGCTGATGCAAGTGAACTTAGGAATGCAG CAGCTCAGAATGACTCCCCCGCTTCAGCATCACCACCATCAGTCTCGTCTGCCTGGTCCCAGAGGCAGTGGAGGTCCCGGGCTATTCCCGGATCCGGGCACCCCAATTCCTCAGCAGCCACTGCAGCTGATGACGCCTCGTCTGACCCACCATTCCCCAGGGCCCAGAGCACAACACGACACACATGTACCACGCTTGTTGAACTCACCACCGCGGCACTCACGAACACATCCCAACCAACATCAACAGCATCAGCAGCATCACCCCAAAAACATTCACATCAACCCTCACTTCAGAGGACCCTCCTCCTCACCCGTGCAAG TTCCCTCAATGCCTCCTGTGCAGAACCAACCGAGGCCTAACATCGCTTCACAGAGACTCCCG GCTCCTCCTGATTTCCAGCAGCATCTTCAGGGGAATTTTGGCCCACCTCAACGGCCTCTGCCCCCCCAGGATCAATGGAGAGGACCACCACAACATCATCAGGATCCAGAGCACTTCTTCCCTGCTG AACCACGTTTTTCAGGCCAGCACATGTTTGACCAGCCAGGCCCTGCCCCCCTCATGAATAACAGTGTTCTTCCGATGTCGTGCCAAGGCCCTCCATCTTTCCCCCCACAAGGGGGACTCGGAAGTCCTGGATTTGGTTCTCTGGGGCTCAGGCAAAACCAAGGGCCTCTGGGAGGAGGTATTTTCCAGAGAGAGCCCCCTCCAGGCCCCCCTGGTCCCCGTGGCTTCGTGGGTCACAGACAGCCCTTCTCGCCCCAACAGCAGGGACCCCCCTTTAACCCCCAGCACATGCCGTTTGGTATGCAG GGTCTAATGCAGCAGCCCCTACACCATGATCTGCCACTGTCCCATCAACCCTTGCACCAGCAGCACAGACAGGACTTGCCCCCCCAGGGTCTGCCTCACTCCCAGCCTCCACCCCAACACCAACAGCACCACCAACACCACCCAAGGGACCAACATCCCATGGTGCACCTCTCCCAGCCCCTCTTCCGCCAGTCGATTCAGAGTGGCCACAGACAGATGCAGTCCCGACCACAGGGCAACCAGCAGCGAAACAACCATGCCAGACCCAAAATG ACGCCTCCATCTCCACTGCAGCAGATTCCTCCTCAACGCAACAGCAATCTCCGTGAGCTGCCCATCGCCACAAGCAACAACAATAACCGCCCGCCAGTGCCTGGTGGGCAAGCAAAGCCTGTTACCAGGGCTACACCGAATGTTAGGCAAGGGCAGGCTGCTCGTGCTGGACCAGCAGGAAGAGGAGGATCTGTGGCACAGGGGCAGGGGGCTGCCAAAGCACCAGAGCAGCCCAGTGTGCCCGAGATGAAGAAAGAGTGTCCAGCTGCACAGCCAAGCACCACTCCAGAG GACCCAGATGAAGATGAGGAGACGCGTCAGTACAGACTGAAGATTGAGGAACAGAAGCGTCTGCGAGAGGAGATCCTCAAGCGCAAAGAGCAGCGCAGGCAGATGCAGGCTGGGATGCGCAAAAAAGAACTGATGGAACGGATCAGCGGCCAGAACCCAAACCAGACCCCACAAACTCCGATCGCCACACCCAACCCAACCCCAGCAGCCCAACCCCCACAGCCGGTCCCTTCGCTGATCTCTAACGGAACACCCCAGAACCCTTCGACAGGTCTTAGTTCCCCTCGTCCAAATGTGAAGGCCCGTCTGCAGAACACTAAACCTCTGGCCCAGACTTCAGGTTGGTCTGGGCCGCAGAAGCAGCCGAGCGCTGGTCCTGATGCCAGGCAGCAGGGCCAATGGCAACCGCAGCAGAAGAGGACCATGACCCCACAAAACACTCAAAGACAAGGTGCTGCTCAGACCAGCCCACTAGAAGGGCCACTGGGTCAGCCTCAACCTGGAGGAAAGAGAACAGTGATGCAAAGAGCTAGCAGCATCGAATCTCCTCAGGTTCCACAGAAAGTACGTGTAGTTAAGCTTCAGGGAGAG CAGGCAGATGCCGGTCCCAACACTGGTCCCccacagcagcagcaacaaccaaTCGGTCGGCCTGCCCCCCAACAGAGACTTGGTCCCATCAGAAAAGTTACCATGGCAACTGGTGGTGTACAAAATCAACAACAGGCTGGCCATGGCACGGCAAACCAAACGAACCGG GTGGTAGTTCGGGGTCGGGCGCGAGGCCGTGGTGGGGGGCGTGTGATGATGCAGCAGAGCCCGAGAGCTCAGGATTGTCAGAGAAGCACTGTTTGCATCGAAGGTTTATCCACCACTACAACCACCAAACAGCTCATGAACCTTCTCAACTCCATCGGCCCTGTTGAG
- the rbm33a gene encoding RNA-binding protein 33 isoform X4 codes for MATNTEDDEFDEYKPGAERSRRRRGEDDDLESDLDEGDLLEEDWLSAKKNPSEMSDEELNDDLLQSDEEDQNASAQGEVVSLNATLGLGSSGHLQDEDPDGGGYTEYAYEETEGSQPGFSQGGEYEGENEGVEYTGDQNYEVYQDEVLELQIDEPLDDDFQVDEYPTEYSEEQADRQEVPEEEEHEEETEEQDNSQLTELEEVENENDPEAEAEPDADAKEESDEEEEDLEESGRLRFKTERKDDTVVRLSDTTSKRRNIPDTLELSDAAKADLREFEERERQRKQGRFGGRGRGADGGRGGMAGRGGIRGRGGAGGRGAGGRGDFPLFGMGAFRGDGVGGRGRINEQRPPLMQVNLGMQQQLRMTPPLQHHHHQSRLPGPRGSGGPGLFPDPGTPIPQQPLQLMTPRLTHHSPGPRAQHDTHVPRLLNSPPRHSRTHPNQHQQHQQHHPKNIHINPHFRGPSSSPVQVPSMPPVQNQPRPNIASQRLPAPPDFQQHLQGNFGPPQRPLPPQDQWRGPPQHHQDPEHFFPAEPRFSGQHMFDQPGPAPLMNNSVLPMSCQGPPSFPPQGGLGSPGFGSLGLRQNQGPLGGGIFQREPPPGPPGPRGFVGHRQPFSPQQQGPPFNPQHMPFGMQGLMQQPLHHDLPLSHQPLHQQHRQDLPPQGLPHSQPPPQHQQHHQHHPRDQHPMVHLSQPLFRQSIQSGHRQMQSRPQGNQQRNNHARPKMTPPSPLQQIPPQRNSNLRELPIATSNNNNRPPVPGGQAKPVTRATPNVRQGQAARAGPAGRGGSVAQGQGAAKAPEQPSVPEMKKECPAAQPSTTPEDPDEDEETRQYRLKIEEQKRLREEILKRKEQRRQMQAGMRKKELMERISGQNPNQTPQTPIATPNPTPAAQPPQPVPSLISNGTPQNPSTGLSSPRPNVKARLQNTKPLAQTSGWSGPQKQPSAGPDARQQGQWQPQQKRTMTPQNTQRQGAAQTSPLEGPLGQPQPGGKRTVMQRASSIESPQVPQKVRVVKLQGEQADAGPNTGPPQQQQQPIGRPAPQQRLGPIRKVTMATGGVQNQQQAGHGTANQTNRVVVRGRARGRGGGRVMMQQSPRAQDCQRSTVCIEGLSTTTTTKQLMNLLNSIGPVEMFTMVPEQRKAIAKFVNPQHAASFQHSFHRHMIDLSHIDVSIIDG; via the exons AACCCCTCAGAGATGTCAGATGAGGAGCTAAACGATGACCTCTTACAAAGTGATGAAGAGGACCAAAACGCAAG TGCTCAGGGTGAGGTTGTGAGTTTAAACGCCACACTGGGTCTGGGCTCGTCTGGTCACCTGCAAGATGAAGACCCTGATGGAGGCGGATATACCGAATACGCCTATGAAGAGACCGAGGGCAGCCAACCGGGTTTCTCTCAGGGTGGGGAGTATGAGGGAGAAAATGAAGGGGTGGAATACACAGGAGACCAGAACTATGAAGTATATCAAGATGAAGTGCTGGAACTACAGATCGACGAGCCACTGGATGACGATTTCCAA GTGGATGAATACCCGACTGAGTATAGTGAAGAGCAGGCTGACCGACAGGAAGTGCCTGAGGAGGAGGAGCATGAGGAGGAAACTGAGGAGCAGGACAACTCTCAGCTCACAGAATTAGAGGAG GTGGAGAATGAAAACGATCCAGAAGCTGAGGCCGAACCGGACGCCGACGCGAAGGAGGAGtctgatgaggaagaggaagatctTGAAGAATCTGGCCGTCTGAGATTTAAGACGGAGCGCAAAGATGACACTGTGGTCAGACTGTCTGATACCACCAGTAAAAGGAGGAACATCCCAGACACACTAG AGCTCTCTGATGCAGCTAAAGCAGACCTGCGTGAGTTTGAGGAAAGGGAACGTCAGAGGAAGCAGGGCCGGTTTGGAGGACGAGGGAGAGGAGCTGATGGAGGGAGGGGAGGAATGGCAGGTAGAGGTGGGATCAGGGGAAGGGGAGGAGCAGGAGGACGAGGAGCCGGAGGAAGAGGAGATTTCCCTCTGTTTGGAATGGGAGCTTTCCGTGGCGATGGAGTTGGAGGACGAGGGAGAATAAATGAGCAAAGGCCTCCGCTGATGCAAGTGAACTTAGGAATGCAG caGCAGCTCAGAATGACTCCCCCGCTTCAGCATCACCACCATCAGTCTCGTCTGCCTGGTCCCAGAGGCAGTGGAGGTCCCGGGCTATTCCCGGATCCGGGCACCCCAATTCCTCAGCAGCCACTGCAGCTGATGACGCCTCGTCTGACCCACCATTCCCCAGGGCCCAGAGCACAACACGACACACATGTACCACGCTTGTTGAACTCACCACCGCGGCACTCACGAACACATCCCAACCAACATCAACAGCATCAGCAGCATCACCCCAAAAACATTCACATCAACCCTCACTTCAGAGGACCCTCCTCCTCACCCGTGCAAG TTCCCTCAATGCCTCCTGTGCAGAACCAACCGAGGCCTAACATCGCTTCACAGAGACTCCCG GCTCCTCCTGATTTCCAGCAGCATCTTCAGGGGAATTTTGGCCCACCTCAACGGCCTCTGCCCCCCCAGGATCAATGGAGAGGACCACCACAACATCATCAGGATCCAGAGCACTTCTTCCCTGCTG AACCACGTTTTTCAGGCCAGCACATGTTTGACCAGCCAGGCCCTGCCCCCCTCATGAATAACAGTGTTCTTCCGATGTCGTGCCAAGGCCCTCCATCTTTCCCCCCACAAGGGGGACTCGGAAGTCCTGGATTTGGTTCTCTGGGGCTCAGGCAAAACCAAGGGCCTCTGGGAGGAGGTATTTTCCAGAGAGAGCCCCCTCCAGGCCCCCCTGGTCCCCGTGGCTTCGTGGGTCACAGACAGCCCTTCTCGCCCCAACAGCAGGGACCCCCCTTTAACCCCCAGCACATGCCGTTTGGTATGCAG GGTCTAATGCAGCAGCCCCTACACCATGATCTGCCACTGTCCCATCAACCCTTGCACCAGCAGCACAGACAGGACTTGCCCCCCCAGGGTCTGCCTCACTCCCAGCCTCCACCCCAACACCAACAGCACCACCAACACCACCCAAGGGACCAACATCCCATGGTGCACCTCTCCCAGCCCCTCTTCCGCCAGTCGATTCAGAGTGGCCACAGACAGATGCAGTCCCGACCACAGGGCAACCAGCAGCGAAACAACCATGCCAGACCCAAAATG ACGCCTCCATCTCCACTGCAGCAGATTCCTCCTCAACGCAACAGCAATCTCCGTGAGCTGCCCATCGCCACAAGCAACAACAATAACCGCCCGCCAGTGCCTGGTGGGCAAGCAAAGCCTGTTACCAGGGCTACACCGAATGTTAGGCAAGGGCAGGCTGCTCGTGCTGGACCAGCAGGAAGAGGAGGATCTGTGGCACAGGGGCAGGGGGCTGCCAAAGCACCAGAGCAGCCCAGTGTGCCCGAGATGAAGAAAGAGTGTCCAGCTGCACAGCCAAGCACCACTCCAGAG GACCCAGATGAAGATGAGGAGACGCGTCAGTACAGACTGAAGATTGAGGAACAGAAGCGTCTGCGAGAGGAGATCCTCAAGCGCAAAGAGCAGCGCAGGCAGATGCAGGCTGGGATGCGCAAAAAAGAACTGATGGAACGGATCAGCGGCCAGAACCCAAACCAGACCCCACAAACTCCGATCGCCACACCCAACCCAACCCCAGCAGCCCAACCCCCACAGCCGGTCCCTTCGCTGATCTCTAACGGAACACCCCAGAACCCTTCGACAGGTCTTAGTTCCCCTCGTCCAAATGTGAAGGCCCGTCTGCAGAACACTAAACCTCTGGCCCAGACTTCAGGTTGGTCTGGGCCGCAGAAGCAGCCGAGCGCTGGTCCTGATGCCAGGCAGCAGGGCCAATGGCAACCGCAGCAGAAGAGGACCATGACCCCACAAAACACTCAAAGACAAGGTGCTGCTCAGACCAGCCCACTAGAAGGGCCACTGGGTCAGCCTCAACCTGGAGGAAAGAGAACAGTGATGCAAAGAGCTAGCAGCATCGAATCTCCTCAGGTTCCACAGAAAGTACGTGTAGTTAAGCTTCAGGGAGAG CAGGCAGATGCCGGTCCCAACACTGGTCCCccacagcagcagcaacaaccaaTCGGTCGGCCTGCCCCCCAACAGAGACTTGGTCCCATCAGAAAAGTTACCATGGCAACTGGTGGTGTACAAAATCAACAACAGGCTGGCCATGGCACGGCAAACCAAACGAACCGG GTGGTAGTTCGGGGTCGGGCGCGAGGCCGTGGTGGGGGGCGTGTGATGATGCAGCAGAGCCCGAGAGCTCAGGATTGTCAGAGAAGCACTGTTTGCATCGAAGGTTTATCCACCACTACAACCACCAAACAGCTCATGAACCTTCTCAACTCCATCGGCCCTGTTGAG